In Massilia sp. METH4, the genomic window CGCAGGGCTTCGCCGGTGCCCGGCTGATCGATGATCAGCGACGAGACGCCGCGCTTCGCCAGCCATTGCGGAAGGCCGACGCGGTATTTCATCTCCTTCGTCGAATCGAGGCCGTTGACCTGCACGAGGATCGGGGCCGGTCCGGTCACCCCTTCGGCGCGGACAAACAGGCCGGAAATGTGCGCGTCGCCGTACGGGATCTCGACGCGCTCGCAGTTCTCTCCGGCCAGCTGGATGCCGCGCTTGAAAACGTCGAGGAAGCGTTTATAAAGTTCCAGGCGGCCCGGCGCGCCATGGGCTTGCAGCCGCTCGGCGGTCAGGTAGTAGGTGGCGGCGCGGCCGTACTTGTCGCCGGCCGAGATCAGGCGGCCACGCCGCTCGTCTTCCTCGGCGAGGCCGCACAGCTTGTCGGCCATGTCCGCCCAGGTCTGGCGGAACGCGCGCGTGCCCTCGGCATCGGGCTGCCGCGCCGCTTCCTGCAGCGGCGCGCACATCTCCTCGATCTCGCCCATCCTGGCGCCCATCTCGATCGCCAGGTCGACCGACAGGTTCCACACATAGTTGGTCGGGAAGTACTTGAACATGCTGGTGTCCCTCTTTTGATTGGTATAGCGGCAATATAAAGAAGGACCGCGCGGGCGAAAAATGGATTATTTCCATGGGAGGCATCCATGGAACCGATAGCTGGGGACTTCGTTGGTGCGCGCTCGCGCGGCATGCCGCGCTGGCTGGTTCCACCGGTGTGCTGGTCAAGCCTGGAAGTCACGCGCGCAGCGTGGGATTGCCGGCCGGCTGGGATGGGCCTGGATCGGGAACGACTTGTTGTAAAACGCGTCTGGCTGGATACACCTTCTGGCAGGGGAAAAGTGAAAAGCGTGGGAATGCACGCACATTCGCGCATGGATTTTCGCTAAGCTCATGCTCTTTGATCGCACCGCTCGAGCCCTATGCATTGGAAATTTCGCCGATCGTTTGCTTCTGGTCGCGTTCTGGCGACGCTTTCCGTAGCCCTTGGATGCGTCGCTACATTGGCCGGTTGCGAGGCCCATCGAACGCCTCCACCAGACATGCCCGCAGAGCAATGGCAGGCTATCGCGCTTGCAGACCTGAGGGCGGTCCATACCGCCATTATCGACGCGCACCCCGGCTATATCGATCCCGACAATCCCGGTGTGCGGGCATGGAGCGAGCAAGGCTACCGTGAAGCGCAAGCACTGATTCCGCGGGTCGTCAATTACGATACGATGATGTCGGCAGTGCGCTATTACGTTTCGGGATTCCAGGATGGTCATCTCGCTTACTCGGACAACGTTCGCAGTGGCGACTTCCACGAAATCGTCAACGGTTGGCGGGTGGATGAGCAACATGGCAAGGCAGTCGTCACGGCCGTCATGCCCGGGTGGAGCGACCCTTTGCCTCCGGTTGGCGCGACTTTGCAGGATTGCGACGGTCGGACACCCGAAGCGATCGTCGCCGAGGATCAGGTTCCGTACTTCGATCGGCGTAACTCACGGTCACTGCGCAATGGCATGTTTCCGGAAATTGGTTCCCTGAGACTGAGTGGCCAGGAACTGAAGCAATGCACGTTTATCCGACCCGATGGCAAGACGATTGCCCTGAAAGTCGTGTATCGCAGCGTGCGGACAATGGATGTGTGGAAGAGCCTGCGCAGTGTCGGCGCTCATTCTCCTGCCCGCCGCAACCGTTATGACGTCGTGGATAACGTCCTTTGGATTCGGGCCGCCAATTTCATGCCTGGTCCTGACGAGGCGAAGGAGCTGGACGTCATGTTGAAGGAGATTGCGGCCCTGCGTGACGTGCGTTCGATCGTATTCGATACGCGCGGAAATGCCGGCGGAGAGAGTGTGATTGGTCAGCGAATTTTCGCCGCAGCCACAGGGGGCCTTGTGTTCAATACGACTGGACTCGACCGCCTGCCGGTGGTGTTCGCCCAATGGCGGGTTTCCGATATTTCCATTTCCGGAGTGGCTCACTACGTCGATGAAATGTCGAAACGCCATGGCCCCAACCACGCACGCACACAAGAGACAAAAAAACTCTTGGACAAATTGCGCGACGGCAGGCATGTGGGCAATACTTGGGTCGACACGGCGGGAATGCCCCGGTTGACGCGCGCCGAGGTCGCTTCGCGTGGTGGCTGGCTTCGTCGTTTTGCCGGTAAAGTTGCCGTTATCACGGACAGCGACTGCGCCAGCGCCTGCCTCGACTTTGTGGACCTGATACGCCTTGTTCCCGGCTCATTACACCTCGGACGTACGACCGCCTCGGACACCGTCTACCTCGAACGTGCCGCCGTGCCACTGCCGAGTGGGAATGTGCTTTTCATGCCGATGAAGGTCTGGCGTAACCGCGTACGCGGCGACGGCGAAGCGCTCGTTCCTCACGTCGAACTGAACATCGATTTCAATAACGATCGGGCTGTCCGCGCCGCAGTGCTGGACGTCCTGCGTTGAACAGCAAGCTGGATCGATCAGCGCACGTTAGTTCAGGACAGCTTCGGGCCGAGAGCGGCCCGTCGGTATAGCGCGGGAATTTGCAGTTCGCGAACCTGCCATGCTGCCGCGAACGGCCGAGTTCAGCCAGGAGCGGCATTCGGAACCTTCCTGCATCGAGGAGCTTGATGAAGCACATTCTTCCATATATCAGCGTTGGGCAGGCCGGAGACCGGTGCATTGTGGTTGTCGAGGATTAGGAGCTTTCGACTTCATCGACGACGCGTGCTCAAAAACTTGGCCGCCGCACTGGCGCTGGATGATCGAGGGCGAGGACGCTGTTAGCCGCGTAATACACGAGCCGGGCTTTGGAACGCCTGACAAACCGGGGTTGTCCTGATAGCAACAACACCGTACACTGCGTCATTGCGACCGGCTGATATCGGCCAGAAGCGGCCGTTTTATGCCAATTTCTACCAGTCGATCATCTACCAGCATGAGACCAGACTTCCACGAGATAGAAGGATTATGGGAACGCGATGGATCACTTCGGGACATCTACGTGCAGGATATGGCGGCTGTCCACTGGAATCGCTTCGACCAACTGCTCAGCCAATACATATACTCGTACAGTTTTGACGGAGTGGCGGCCCCCTTCCCGGGATCGCACAGCGTTTTGGGAAATCGCGAAGGAGTGCATGGGTTGTCGATTTTGTTGGACGGCCCGGTTGAAATCTGCTGCCACTTCTTCATTGCCGAGCAGTTAGAACTCGACATTTCGCCGCGTGAAATTACTAGCCCGTTGGAGCATGAGGAAGTGTTGTCATTTGTCGAGAATCTGGCTGGGGCTCTAGGACTCCCGGCACATATCACACCTGAAAACTCTGAGCACACGCCGTTTCTGACTTACGCGGCAGATAGCCGAACGTGGTGCAAACACGATAACCTCGGGTAGCCTTCGACGTCAGCTCCAGGGCGAGAGCAGACCTTACAAGACGTCCTCAAGATTGTGTCCCCAGGCGTGGTGTATGAGATGTGTTCTCGAGGGGCTGGGTCCCCGATCAGTTAAACACGGCGGAGAGCCGTGCGGGCTGATTGTCGCTCAAGGACTGTAATCCTTCAAGCTGCATATAGCGGCGTTGCAGGGACCACTCGTCATTCTGTTCGAGCATCATAGCTCCGACCAGCCGGATAATGGCTCCGTCGTTGGGGAATATGCCGATGACGTTGGTTCTGCGTTTCACCTCGGCGTTCAATCGTTCAAGTGGATTAGTGCTGTGGATTTGGGTTCGATGGGCTTTCGGGAAGGTCATGAAAGTGAGCACCTCATGCTCTGCGTCGTCCATCATGGCAGCGAGCTTGGGGAATTTTGTCCGCAGCTGGTCGGCGACAATGCGCCACTGGACGCTGGCTGCTTCCGCGGTTTCCTGCACGAAGATCGTGTTGATCATGGCGAGAACGGCTTGGCGCTGACCTTTCCCTGCATGGGCCAAGGCATTGCGGATGAAGTGGACCCGGCAGCGCTGCCACGATGTCTTGAGCACTTTGCTGGCAGCAGCCTTGAGTCCTTCGTGGGCGTCAGAAATAACCAGCTTTACTCCGCGCAGGCCGCGACGCGTTAGGCCACGCAGGAAGTCGGTCCAGAACGGTTCGGCCTCGGAGGGCCCGGTTGCGACACCAAGAATCTCGCGCACGCCATCAGTATTGACGGCCACAGCGATTATCACGGCCACGGAGACGACTCGTCCGGCCTGGCGCGATTTCACGTACGTGGCGTCGATCCACAGATAGGGCCAGTCGCCTTCGATCGGCCGGTTCAGGAACGTTTGCACCCGCTCATCGATTTCCTCGCACAGACGTGAAACCTGGCTCTTCGAAACGCCGCTCATGCCCATTGCCTTGACCAGCTCATCAACCGAGCGCGTCGAAATTCCCTGAATGTAGGCTTCCTGGATGACTGCTGTTAGTGCTTTTTCGGCGGTACGCCGTGGTTTAAGGAAGCGGGGAAGTAGCTGCCGCTACGCAGCTTCGGAATCTTCAGATCCACCTTGCCGGCTCGGGTTTCGAAAGCCCGGTCGCGGTAGCCGTTGCGGCTGTTAATGCGGTCGTCGCTGCGCTGGCCGTATGCGGCTTGGCAAAGCGCCTCGACATCCATCTCCATGAGCCGCTGCAGGGCGTGCTGCAGCGTTTGACGGATGAAATCTGCATCTGCCCCCTTTTCGGCGAGCTCGGATAATGCGATAGTGGCGTCGGTCATTGTGACTCCGTATGGTTTCGTTAAGGTCTTCGCAAACCCAACATTACCTCAAGAATCACAATGGCCGCCCTTCAGGCCGCCTTCCTAACGCCAATTCTGGCGAACTCTTCATACACCACACTGCGGGACACAATCCGTCCTCAATCTCGCCATGGCGACAAAAAGCCGCGAATCAGCAACTTAGAAATTCCCGGCTTTTCCGTCGAAAAGGCTCGTCAAGTATTCGGAGAGTCAATCATGCGAGCCCACGCAATTCACTTGCGCCGGCGCCGCGCCGCGCCCAGCAGCAGCAAGCCGCTGGCCAGCATCGCATAGGTCGCCGGTTCGGGAACCGGAGAAATCTGCTTGACGGTCTTCACGGTGGAATCGGTGAAGGACAGCGAATATTCCTCGCCCGGCCACTGGTACCCATAGGACTTTTCATAGATACCGGACGACGTGTCGTAGGAAACGCTGTGCGCGGTCCACCAGTCATCCTGGCCGGGCACCCCATCATAGCTGGTGTGGCCCGCGGTGAATTCCAGGCCGCCGGCTGCGCTGTAAGTGAATGACCACAGGCCGCACCGGAATTCCGGCGACTGCGCCGGGCATGCCGCGTAGTCATAAAAGCTGCGGTCGATCGTCAGCGATGTGACTTCGGTCTTTTCCAGGACGCCATCTCCGTTCGCGTCGATACCCGCGAATCTGCCGGTGATGGTCAGGTCCGGCTCATAGTGACCGCCAATCCATTCTTCGTAGACGCTAAAGCCCTTCCATGTGAATTCCCATTGCGTAGGCGCCACTGTGGCGGCGTGCGTCAGTGTTCCAACGGCTGCCAGCAAGGCGCCGCTGATAAGCTTGAGGATCATGATTTTTTCCTGTCTCGTGAAAGTGATGCCCCGGATCGAGGCCGTGTTCATTATAATTTTGATACTATTTTTATTATAATAAATTCACGACGCGCTGTTACCGGGGTGCAACACTAGCGAGATGCAAGGACCGTGCTCCAAACCCGGAGCCCACTGCCGCGATCCTCGATGCCGCGGAATATATCCAGGCGCAAATTTCAGGCTCGCAGTCCAGGAAAGCACCGATTCATTCCTGATGGATGAGATTGGTCTTGAAATACGTGGGGCACGACGCAAATGTCCCGCCAGACCAAGGTATGACGGGACATTCGAGATGCGGCGGGCGGCGTTTTGTCGGTCCGAAAGGCTCGACTACTGTCGAAACCCGTCAGGTGTACAGGAAAGCGCGGCTGGCGTTGGCCACCGTGCCGGTCGCCCCTTTACTTGTCGCGATTGGCAATCTCGTTGCCGACATAGCCGCCACCAATGATGCCGGCCAGCGTTGCCACTTTCTTGCCATTGCCACCGCCGATCTGGTTGCCGATCAAGCCGCCGATGACAGCGCCGGTACCGATCGCCACATAGTTCGGCTTGGTTTCCTGCGCGGCCGGCGCCTGGGCCTGCACCGGTGCCTGGTGCCGCGCTTCGTAGCTCTCGGCCGGTGCTTCCCGCACCGGCTTGCGCGGTGTCGGTTCACGGTACACGATCTCGCGAACAACCTTGCGCTCGGGCGCAGCCTGCACAGCCGGGGCGGGCGCCGGCGTCGGCACGGCTACCGGCTGCGGCGCTTGCAATGCGGCCCGTTGGGCGGCCAGTTGCGCCGCCGCCAGTTGCTGCGGTTCGACTGGCTGGAGGGCACCGATGGGTTGCTGTGCCGCCAGGCTCTCAGGGACGGCCTGCGCGGCCGGTTCGGCCTTGGTGGATGGCAGCACGCCAGTCAGGGCCGCGATACCGGTTGCGCTCAGGGCGATGACCGATACGGCCGCGGCGGCGAACAGTGGGTGGATACGGCTCGTAATAGCGTTCTTTTCCATGATTTTCTCCTGATGGCCATCGATTGGCCTGCAGAAGTAGATTAATCGTTGAGATGTGCCGCGGCTATACGTTGACCTGTATCACTCGTTACCACTTGTAAAGACGGCGCCGGATTCGCATGCGATGAACCACGCGCCGGCAATCGCCGGGACCTGCTGCGCTTCACAAGCCGGTAAAGGTATCGGTCTCCCATGCCGTTTCTTCATTCGGATACACAGCCACGCCGGCGCCGCCCAGGGCCTCCACGGCACTGGGTGCCGACATCTCGCCCCTGATGAACGCATCGATCAGCCGCACCGTCTCCAGCGGCCGCGCGATCGGAAAGCCGTGATCGAAGCCCTGGTTTGGATTGATCATCACGGCGGTCACATTGGCGCCTGCGCGCTTGAGGTCGTATTTCGAGGTGGCCGTGTAGTTGTCGTAGATGACCTGGTCGCCACGCCAGGTGGCGAAATCGGTGGTGGCCTTCACCAGCATGGCGCGCTTGCCGTTGAACAGCGCGCCCAGGCGGCCATCGCCCCGGATGGTGACCACGCTGCCGTCGGCATTGGGCGCGGGCTTGACCACGCTGACGGGCGAGACGTTGAACTTGTGCGCGTAGTACAGCGACTCGGGCATGTACTGGATCGTGAAACCGTCGAGAAGCGAGTTGATGTAGTTCGGCGAAGCGCGGAACGTGGGATCGGTCACGGCCGCCGGTGTGAAGGCCTTGCCGATGTCGTACTTGAGGACATCGTTATAGACCACCGCATCCCAGGTGGCCTGCACGTTGGCGTAGGTGCGCTGCTCGCCCTGCCACGAACGCTGCTGGAACGCGGTGCCGGCGATGCCGGCGGCATCGTTGGCGACGGTGACCCAGTCGCCGTTCGCCCACGCGCGGCCGGCCGGATCGGTGCCAGCCTGGCTCGCATTGAAACCGACCCGGATGCCGCGGGTGCCTATGCCCGCCAGGCTGACGACATTGGCATACCGCCCCGGATTGGCGATGACCATCTCCAGTGCGACGCCGAAGCCCATCGAGTAGCCCACCAGTGTCACGCCGGAGGTCGGGAAATTGCCGATCTTGTTCATCACCTTTTCGAAATCCGCGGCGAAATCCTTCAGCGACGTGATCTTCCTGTTGTAGCTCGACTTGCCGCTGCCGCGGTAATCGAAGGTGTAGACGGTATAAGCGTCGTTGAGCGAATCGACGGCGCGCAAGACGCCCATCATGCCGTCGAACGCGGCCCCCGATGTGTTATTGCCGGGGACGAGGACGATGGTCTTCGGGCCATGGCCAGCCTTGCGGACATAAATGCTTTCCTGCGGATCGCCGCCCGCAGCGCCATCGATGATGATGGCGCCCTCGCCGATGGTGGCGATGGCGTCGGCATTGACGCCCGGGGGGCCGGGCGGCCCCTGCTCGCCCTGGTCGCCGCTGCCGCAGCCTGCAAGAGCTGCTGCGAGGGTTATCGTAAGCATTCGAATGACGCGCCAGGTCTGCAACATGTCGTGCCTCTTCCATTGGATGGCCAGCAGGGCGCCGCCCTGTCGAGGATCGCGTGCGATGACGATAACACGGCGGGAACATCCGCCGGTATCCGCCGCACCGTCCAACAAAGTGCCGCGGCGCGTCTGTCTCACCCGTCCAACACCCTCCCCTTGCTGTCAAAAAGCTAGTTGCCTATCGCCTGGGGCTGCCTATACTTCCGCTGTTGTTGCCCACACATGTTGCCCACACATGGAAAGGAGACACCCATGAGAAAGCTCAAGACAATCGCCACCGCATGTTTGCTTGCGTTGGCAGGGACCGCCAGTGCCGTCGTGCTCACGCCCGATGTGGTCACGCCTTTGCCCGGCACGACGGTGGCCGAGCAACCAGAGCTTGCCGGGGTCGTGCTGGTGGACGATGTGCAGGAGTTCTCCTTCAGCGCCTACGGTGGACTCGTCACCGGCACCGTGCAGTCGAGAGTGGTCCGTTCGGATATCGACGGCACGCTCGACTTCTACTGGCGGGTCATCAACGATGCCGGCTCGGCGGGCGCCATCACAGCACTGCGCATCGGCGATTTCCTGACATCGGTCTACGACGCCAACTGGGCCGTGGACGGTCTTGGCGATACGCCCGCCTATAATGCGCGCCTGTTCTCCGCGCCCACCAATGGCGTAAATTTCCTGTTCGAAGCGCCAGACGTCGACGCACTCGAAGCAGGCGCCAGCAGCTACTTCCTGCTGCTCGACACAGACGCCACGGCGTATGCCCGCACGGGGCTCTACGACCTGACGACCGAGGAAAGCGGATCGATATCGCCCACTTTCGCGACGTTTGCGCCGGCCATCCCCGAGCCGGCGACGTATGGCATGTTCGCGGCCGGCCTGGGCGTGCTGGTATTGCTGCGCAGGCGGCGCGGCTGATATACCCTGCCGCCCCCCATCGCGAGCGTGGGGCTGCCTCCCTCGCGCACCGCCGTGAGACGCAAGCCCCAGCAGTTGCCCCGCTGAGTTAGACTGGCGGAACGTTTTTTCGTTTTCAGGCATGCAATGATCGATGCAGACCAGGCGAAGGCATTGATCCTTCGCCGCTCCGAAGGCTCCTACGGAGGCACCGAGCGCTTTACTGTTCAGTCCTGCGCACTGTCCGAACGCGGTGATTACTGGGTCATCCGCGTCAACAGTGAAGACTTCGTCGTCCGCGGCATGCGGGAGCGCTGCTACGTCGGCGCGAATGCGCATCTCGTCGATACGGCCACGGGCCGGATCGAAACCGTCGGCAGCGGCCAGAGTGTCGAGCAGTACCTCGAAGATAAGTACGATGCCGCCGCCGCGGGGGATATGCACTACGTGCTGGGGCCTGATTTCGGCCGCGACGCCAAGATGGCAGTTATCCGGCTCCGGCAGAAACTGGAGTGTTCGCTGGCGCAGGCAATGATGCTCGTTTCACCGGCGTCATCCGATTGGCTCACGGGAAAGAAGAGTACGCTTTCTCATGCGCAAGCGATGCTGCTTCGCGAAGGGATTGCCACGGTCATCCGGCTTCAGGCCGACGCCGCATCGGCAGTGCCGATCGACGACTCGATCTGGCACTGGCGCGCCTTGAAGGCGGCTCTCAACGGGTTGGCGACGCAGCCATCCAGCCAACAAGGCGTTCTTCCAGGCCAGCCGCCATCGCGCGCGTAAGGATGAGCCGTCGGCGTGCCGGGGTCCGCCCGCGCGTCTGCTACACTGCGCTGTTCATTTCAACCCGATAGCGCATCCGATTGATCCAGAGTCCCGCCTCCGAGAGCCTGCCGCCCGTACTTGCCGGTCCCATCCTGCGCCGCCTCGAGCCGGGGCGCCTGGTGCTATGGCTGGTCGGCAGCGCGCCACTGGACCTGACGCTGGTGCTAGTGCCCAAGGCAGGCGTGCCGCGAAGCTTGCCCCTGGACGAGCATTCCTGCCGCGTGGTCCGTGTCGGCCGCCACGCCTGCGTACACCTGATCGATGTCGCGCTGCCCGAGCCGCTGCCGCAGGACACGATCGTCGAATACGACCTGCTCGTCGAACTCGGCGATGGCAAGGCGGGCGGCATCGCGGATTGGGCGCCGCACCTGCTGCATGCCGGCGCCGCGCGCCCAAGCATGGTGCTGCGCAGCCGCAGCGACAATATCCTGTTCGGCTCGTGCCGCAAACCGCATCATCCCGCGCCCGACGGCCTGGCGCGCGCCGACGCCTTGCTGGCCGACCAGGTGGAACGGGCCGACGAGCGGCCCGCCATGCTTATCCTGTGCGGCGACCAGGTGTATGCCGACGACGTGGCCGGCCCGATGCTGGCGGCGATCCACGCGCTGATCCGGCGCCTGGGCCTGTATGCCGAATGCCTGGAAGGCGCCGTGGTCGCCGACAGCGAGGAGCTGTACCGCCATCCGGCCAGCTACTACCGGCGCGAAGAACTGCTGCCCGCGTTCGACTCCAACGATGCGTTGCGCGACCGCTTCTTCCGCGGCAAGAAAAAGCCGATCTTCACCACCGCCAATGCGCATAACCACCTCGTGACACTGGCCGAGATGATGGCCATGTACCTGCTGGTCTGGTCGCCTGTTCCGTGGCAACTGGTGGCGGATGCGCCGGCGCCCGCGCTGGCGCCCAGGCATGCGGAGCGCTGGCGGCGAGAGTCGAAGACTCTGGCGGGCTTTTGCGGCGCCCTGCCGCAGGCCGCGCGGCTGCTGGCCCACGTGCAGACCCTGATGATCTTCGACGACCATGACGTCACCGATGACTGGAACCTGTCGGCCAAGTGGGAAACCGCCGCCTACGGCAACCCGTTCTCGCGCCGCATCGTCGGCAATGCGCTGATCTCCTATATGCTGTGCCAGGGCTGGGGCAACCGCCCGGAGGTGTTCAAGCCGGCTCTGGACGAGATGACCGTGCTGGCCGCCACGGCCGCGCCGGATGCCGACAATCGGCTGGACGCGCCGGTCCAGGACGCGCTGATCCGGCGCCTGCTTTCGTTCCGCCAGTGGGATTTCGTGATACGGACGCAGCCCACGATCATCGTGCTCGACACCCGCACCCGGCGCTGGCGCAACCGGCGCCGCCCCGGTTTTCCGTCGGGCCTGATGGACTGGGAATCGCTCACCGAGCTGCAGCACCAGCTGCTGGACGAAACGGCCGCCGTCATCGTGTCGGCGACGCCCATGTTCGGGGTCAAGCTGATCGAGGTGGTGCAAAGGCTCGCCACCTTCGTCGGCCAGGCATTGACCGTCGATGCCGAGAACTGGATGGCGCATCGCGGCGCCGGCAGCAGCATGATCAATATCTTCCGCCACTCGCGCACCCCGGCCAATTACGTGATCCTGTCGGGCGACGTGCACTATTCGTTCGCCTACGATGTGGAAGTGCGCGAATCGGACGAGACACCGCACATCTGGCAGATCACCAGCAGCGGCATCAAGAACGAATTCCCGCGCCGCCTGCTCGACTGGCTCGACCGGCTCAATCGCTGGCTGTATTCACCACGCTCGCCGCTGAACTGGTTTACGCAGCGCCGCGAACTCGCCATCACGCCGCGCCTGCCGGACTTGCGCAAGAGCGGCGAGCGGGTGTGGAACGGCGCCGGCATCGGCCAGGTATGGCTCGACGCCCAGGGACGGCCGGTGCGCATCATGCAGCACAACGCCGATGGCCGGCCCTCGACCCGGTTCCAGGTGCCGGAACAGGACGTCCCTGCCACGGCGGCTGCCGAGCAGCCCTTGAGGAAGCACTAATCCTTCTTTTCCCTGAACTCACCGTCGATCACCATGTCGTCGGCGCCTTTGCGGGCATTCTGGCCCGTGAAGTTGAAGACGGATGACAGCATCCGGTCAAACATCGCCCGTCGCAGCCAGGGAAAACCGAGCACGAAGGCCGTTGCGAAAGCGGTAAAGCCCGCGGGCACGTAGTCACCGCGC contains:
- a CDS encoding S41 family peptidase translates to MPAEQWQAIALADLRAVHTAIIDAHPGYIDPDNPGVRAWSEQGYREAQALIPRVVNYDTMMSAVRYYVSGFQDGHLAYSDNVRSGDFHEIVNGWRVDEQHGKAVVTAVMPGWSDPLPPVGATLQDCDGRTPEAIVAEDQVPYFDRRNSRSLRNGMFPEIGSLRLSGQELKQCTFIRPDGKTIALKVVYRSVRTMDVWKSLRSVGAHSPARRNRYDVVDNVLWIRAANFMPGPDEAKELDVMLKEIAALRDVRSIVFDTRGNAGGESVIGQRIFAAATGGLVFNTTGLDRLPVVFAQWRVSDISISGVAHYVDEMSKRHGPNHARTQETKKLLDKLRDGRHVGNTWVDTAGMPRLTRAEVASRGGWLRRFAGKVAVITDSDCASACLDFVDLIRLVPGSLHLGRTTASDTVYLERAAVPLPSGNVLFMPMKVWRNRVRGDGEALVPHVELNIDFNNDRAVRAAVLDVLR
- a CDS encoding PEP-CTERM sorting domain-containing protein, which produces MNTASIRGITFTRQEKIMILKLISGALLAAVGTLTHAATVAPTQWEFTWKGFSVYEEWIGGHYEPDLTITGRFAGIDANGDGVLEKTEVTSLTIDRSFYDYAACPAQSPEFRCGLWSFTYSAAGGLEFTAGHTSYDGVPGQDDWWTAHSVSYDTSSGIYEKSYGYQWPGEEYSLSFTDSTVKTVKQISPVPEPATYAMLASGLLLLGAARRRRK
- a CDS encoding glycine zipper 2TM domain-containing protein; translated protein: MEKNAITSRIHPLFAAAAVSVIALSATGIAALTGVLPSTKAEPAAQAVPESLAAQQPIGALQPVEPQQLAAAQLAAQRAALQAPQPVAVPTPAPAPAVQAAPERKVVREIVYREPTPRKPVREAPAESYEARHQAPVQAQAPAAQETKPNYVAIGTGAVIGGLIGNQIGGGNGKKVATLAGIIGGGYVGNEIANRDK
- a CDS encoding alpha/beta hydrolase, whose translation is MLTITLAAALAGCGSGDQGEQGPPGPPGVNADAIATIGEGAIIIDGAAGGDPQESIYVRKAGHGPKTIVLVPGNNTSGAAFDGMMGVLRAVDSLNDAYTVYTFDYRGSGKSSYNRKITSLKDFAADFEKVMNKIGNFPTSGVTLVGYSMGFGVALEMVIANPGRYANVVSLAGIGTRGIRVGFNASQAGTDPAGRAWANGDWVTVANDAAGIAGTAFQQRSWQGEQRTYANVQATWDAVVYNDVLKYDIGKAFTPAAVTDPTFRASPNYINSLLDGFTIQYMPESLYYAHKFNVSPVSVVKPAPNADGSVVTIRGDGRLGALFNGKRAMLVKATTDFATWRGDQVIYDNYTATSKYDLKRAGANVTAVMINPNQGFDHGFPIARPLETVRLIDAFIRGEMSAPSAVEALGGAGVAVYPNEETAWETDTFTGL
- a CDS encoding PEP-CTERM sorting domain-containing protein; translation: MRKLKTIATACLLALAGTASAVVLTPDVVTPLPGTTVAEQPELAGVVLVDDVQEFSFSAYGGLVTGTVQSRVVRSDIDGTLDFYWRVINDAGSAGAITALRIGDFLTSVYDANWAVDGLGDTPAYNARLFSAPTNGVNFLFEAPDVDALEAGASSYFLLLDTDATAYARTGLYDLTTEESGSISPTFATFAPAIPEPATYGMFAAGLGVLVLLRRRRG
- a CDS encoding alkaline phosphatase family protein, which translates into the protein MQSPASESLPPVLAGPILRRLEPGRLVLWLVGSAPLDLTLVLVPKAGVPRSLPLDEHSCRVVRVGRHACVHLIDVALPEPLPQDTIVEYDLLVELGDGKAGGIADWAPHLLHAGAARPSMVLRSRSDNILFGSCRKPHHPAPDGLARADALLADQVERADERPAMLILCGDQVYADDVAGPMLAAIHALIRRLGLYAECLEGAVVADSEELYRHPASYYRREELLPAFDSNDALRDRFFRGKKKPIFTTANAHNHLVTLAEMMAMYLLVWSPVPWQLVADAPAPALAPRHAERWRRESKTLAGFCGALPQAARLLAHVQTLMIFDDHDVTDDWNLSAKWETAAYGNPFSRRIVGNALISYMLCQGWGNRPEVFKPALDEMTVLAATAAPDADNRLDAPVQDALIRRLLSFRQWDFVIRTQPTIIVLDTRTRRWRNRRRPGFPSGLMDWESLTELQHQLLDETAAVIVSATPMFGVKLIEVVQRLATFVGQALTVDAENWMAHRGAGSSMINIFRHSRTPANYVILSGDVHYSFAYDVEVRESDETPHIWQITSSGIKNEFPRRLLDWLDRLNRWLYSPRSPLNWFTQRRELAITPRLPDLRKSGERVWNGAGIGQVWLDAQGRPVRIMQHNADGRPSTRFQVPEQDVPATAAAEQPLRKH